The DNA region TAAGATAGTAAACAAAACTCCCATTCTCCTAGAGTGGAGTGCATACTCTATAGACCATTGGTCCCAGAGAcaatgttttctattttttgatttttttgaatttttttcctaatacaactaaaaataacaaacttatatagaaaatacatgaaaaaactGAAGAAAAACACTAGGATGTAATCGTTCCGATTTGATCCAGTTTTGGAAAATCTAGGATCAAACCGGTAACACCAATTTggcattttttaaaactgattATACACCCGTTAGACCCTCTAAACCTGTACTTCTGGTTTTATCGAtttcggttcggttcggtccagctcttcggttttaatatattaagtatattagtattataatgtatttataaaaaaaaaatatgttgagaatataataggtaataaaatgtatttaaatacatattatatttaaaatatatgatcaaataaatatttatatttaagattaaaatattatgttataaattataatatatgatttcatacataattatatataaaaaattatatataatataaaatattaaaaattaataaaatatatatataatatgtgaaccgaTCTGGTCcgatattaaaaaatgtaaaactgaTTTTAGACTGAATTTGaccagtttttaaaatgaaggGACTGATTTTGGACTGAAACGGTCGAAAGCCGAAACGAACCAACCAGTTTGGGCCggtttttcaacttatttttaCACTCatagaaaacacaaaaaacacagAAATCCGAGACTGTCTTGGTGTGTGAGGTACACGTGTGGCCCTGGGAAAATGGCAATCAACAGATTTGAAATGGCCGGTGACCCTAGACCTCAAAACAGCTGCACATGACAGTAGAAAACATCCCTGGACAGAGGCACATGAGATTCACGCATCAACTTCAACTCGCGCATGTGGCTCACACGCCGCCCTTTTTGGTGAACTTCTTCGCCTATTTAAAAGATTGGCAACTTGGAAATCTTGTGGTGTGGCGCGTGTAGGTCGCTGGGTGCCAGAGAGCTACAAATCTATGTTTTGTCCTCCTCAGCTtgaaaaaaaaccaaagaaaccaaaaaaaaaaaaaaaaaaaaacaaaaaaagcttagagagaagagggagggagaatgagaaggagaagagggacggaaaatgagaagaagaaaaaagaggaacTGTGCAGTTCAAAGCATTGGGTTTTTAGAGAGAAGTTGGACCTTCTCTCTCTAAATTTGGAAGGGAaggcttttgttttttaattgagCGTAGATATTTTTACCttagttaaatatttaataaatgttaTAATACCATTGCTTGTCtccattttattcatttttaaatttgactAAAAATTTAATCAGTATTTGATCTCAAATTATTTGTGTGGAACATATCATCCAcgtaatctaaaaaataaaatataatttttaaattaaattatgtcacatAAGTAATATATTGTAAGGGTCTTAAAATAATCGTACTATGCATCTCATCTAGCGCTCAAATACAGACCATAGCCAGTACATATTGAGTCCTGCTACCGGTATTGGTAACGATAGCTAGACCGATAagcacaatatatttttatttatttttttacttatttttaatattttaaaaaatacataaatttactgataattaattccttaattattaagaatttaaaaaaaaaatacaatcagtCAAATCATCGGTCAAACTATGACATTTTTCGTGCATGTTTTGTTCCAATTGGTGGGTAGGTCCTTAAAAGAACAGCTTGACATTCCTGACTTTTAACACCCGCTTTCAACGTAATCAAGCAGCGTTTTTCCTTGCTGCAGTACTTTTCAATTGTTTTTTCTCCTTATCCCCTCCTACTCTTGTAAATTTCTCCTCCTAGATCCCATTAATCTGCGTCCTCGTTGAGAATAGGAAAGCTGGAAAGTTTCCTCGGTATCACAAAAAGAAGCAGTTTGTATTGTTGGGTGTCGTATCAAAATGTCTGAGCTTGTGTCTGCTACAATTTTTATAGTAATTAAACAAGTTCTCGACGCCATTAGTCACAAATCAATAGCACTAACCATCAGAAGTCCCTCCATTTCTAGATGCCAACCAATAAAATATCAGCAAGATATTCTGCAGCAGACGCAATCTCGATGAATAAGGATTAGAAAAAAAACTTAGATCGAGTTGTTTATTCTTTATAATTCAAGAGAGCAAGCAGGCTGTCAGCATCCTCGAGAATTTATGGCGGCCACAAAGTCCACCCCAAGAAACTGACACAATACCGAATTcttgacttttctttctttcttcaattTTGTTGCTGAGTATTCACCATCCTTGGATTGGAACAGGCTTTGTCAGAGGTGTTATGAATATTTGTAGGATGTTACTTCAAAAGCATGAGATTTGAGATcaagttaatttattttgtgcTTAATGACAATTGTTTCAACTTTAAATCCGAATCTTAATAAATAAACTCAGCGTTCTAAGTCTAAACACTTCCATGCACGCATGGCAATGAAAGCTGGTTCATTTCTTAAACATGCAAGTACTAAATATGGATATATCAGAATAAGGTGATGAAGAATCTGAAACCCCCAAGAAGAAACAATGCCAGATGCAACATCTGGTTAAGGCCAAGGCAActgactttattgcttgttaaTCATAATTACAACTCAGAACTCTTAATAATATTGCATAAACTCATTATCTAGAACTTAAAAATTACTCAGATATTCCAGAAACAGAAGGGCTGATCTTCTGCTGGGAACCCAAAATTACAATAATTTGCAGGCGGATCGTGACACCCATCTTCAAGTTTTAGATAGAATGGTTGGGGCAATGGTATCTGGCTGCGATTATCATCTGTGTCTTGTGAGAAATCCGACTGGTCTGGTTCAAAGACATGACATGAATCCGCAGGCTCCAACAATGAAGAATGATTCTTCCCATTAGTGCGATGTGGGCTGTTAGAGTAAAAAACATCACTTTTGGCTGAACTTACATCTTCCTGCTTGCACAACAGTTTTGGCGCGTTGGACATATTTTCAGAAATTGGATTACGAATTGGTTCTTGGGGTTCTGCTTTTGACAGCTTAATGGCATCAAGTGGCTCTGCATTTCCCATCTCTTTCCCTCTGATAAGCAATTTTTCCTTCAAGGAATTAACCTGTTGCATAAAACAATGAACCGATGAACCATTTTTCCATGAGTAGGACAAACTTTCCACCAACTAGTACTTACAAGAGTAATTCGAGCATATAGAATTGACCTCATTTTTCAAGCTTTCCTTCTCCTTGAGAAGATTTTCATTGTCCACCTTGAGCTTATCATAACAAGCTTTCAAAGATTCGTAGTCCTTTTCCAGTTGTTTGCTCTTAAAACGAGCACGCCTGTTTTGAAACCATATGGCAACTTGCCGAGACTTCAAACCAAGTTCCTTTGCCAGTTGGACCTTCCTCTCTGGTTCAAGTTTGCTTTCCACCTCAAAACTCCTCTCAAGAAGCTCAACTTGATCGGCAGTGAGCCTCCTTTTCTTTCCGGGTTGATGAAAGCACCCAACATCGTAGTCCTCGTCAACATGTTCATCTTTATCGAGCCGTAGGAAAAATGGTcgagctgctgctgctgctgctgctgtgtTTCCTCCACTAACATTCTCATAATTTACCATGGATTTCAAAGCTGAATTAAAGGAACCCAAAATTAGAGGGTTATAAAGATATCAAGTTCCTTATTTCATTCTGATGTTGGTCACATCAAATGCAAAACTGACCGATGGACCCATCCAAAAGGAATAATCTGAAAAGAATCAACAATCAAGACATACAGCGAGAGCAAATTAAAAATATGCACGCAGTCCCACATACTCTCGGTGGATCAATGGCAGAAACTACGAAATATTCGCACTTCACCAGGAAATCACGTAACATGGAAAGCAAGgcaaagtaaattaaaagacaCGAAGGAAAAAAATGGGAAACAACCAATCGACAGATATGTAATCACGGCATCAAGATTAACTAGACTTGAAGAAATGATCTATGTCCAATATCGACCAAAACCTACCCACAGCAAACAAGGCATAAAACGGGCTGATAACATTGCAAAGGCAGTTTAATTGGAAAATTACCGTGCAAAGACGGATTAGAGCTGGGAGTCCAGAGAGGCTCAAGAACCTCAGAGGAGAAAGGAAGCCTTTCTTTTTGAGATAAGATGCTCACGTTCGAAACAATTCCATAGACTTTATCACCcaccatttcttttttctattatcAGTTCTGTCTTTGAATTCCCAGAGGACCTAAAACGTTCATATTCTAGAATGAATAAACAAGGGCAATAGACAGAAAAAGCTGGAGTGAGGATCACTGTAACTTGTAACGGTTGAGAGTAGGCAGGGACAATCACTCTCGTAGCGTCAAACAAACTTTATTGGCAGTGTGGAAGATACTACTTATATGGGAACGagaagaggcagagttttaATGGTAGAGGGCCGATTGAACAATTAACAAAAGATGTATTAAGTTTATGTACAAATTTTGcttaagatttttataaaaaacgaACCATATTAGGAAAAAGTACGGAAAACTCAAATTGTTTTTGtggaatctattttttttttttttataaaaagttgcaAGACTTTACTTTTGAGATTTATTCGTAACATTATTCCTTATTAAATAAAGTTAATTTGAATTATCTCAATGAGCTGAATTTCCACAATACCAAATATTTACTCTTCTTACAGCGCATGTCACTCTGTTATTTTTATCTCTACGTTGCTTAGGAAAAATTCTATacttcaaaatcaaaagattAAATGGTTTCTCTATGAAAATGTAGAGAGTGAGAAGAGTTTTTCTCCTTTGTATGTAGACTTTTTCACACACCTAATTTGATGTATGTAAACTCTTATTTAAAGAGTTTTCACATGAGAATTTAATTAACTTCATTGAAGTTGTAGTAGTGGTAAGGAGCTAATTAATAACTTCCTCATCCATGTGAACACAACATGGGTCATGTGGGGTTACCCAATACCAACATTTCCCACTTGTCCACTATGAGTGCTATGTTAATTAACAATCTCCTCTTGATATCTCAATTAATTATCTCTCATACAGAAAATGAAGCGTGCGACCTGACGCGAAGACAAACGATAGTAGTACTATATTAAGTCACCATCATACTAACATAGTACATTACTCATAACATCTCGTCTATGCACAAGATTATTTGATCTCACTAAGTAGAGTTTATAACTCAAAGCAATTATTGACCTcacattatataatatgttcatAATTATATCAACTCCAAATGCCATGGTTGCCCGGGCTATGAGACATATAATAACAAGTAAGAATCCAAATAATCTTCCATAGACACTTATGTCCATTCAATTAAACTTGACTGCTTTCCTAGAGATGCTCCACAAGACCATATCATTCTTGGCCCTAAGAAAACATACTAAAGTAACAACataaagttttcatctcatgatATAGTTCTAGGTTTAAGGGCATATGAATAGATCATTTATTGATCCATTAGGGCTTACTTAGTGATGGAGTAAGGATCCATCCAATCACTCCCTCATATGGTCATTTATAGCATGTATAGTATGAAATGTATATTACGGTGAAACTTTCACTTAATTGGGCTTGTCACATTCAAATGCCATAGGAATCTTAGTCTAATCATTACAAAGGCGCTCTAACTTAGCTTCTTAGTAGTCACTCATCTAGCGCCTACATAAGATCTTACATTCTGCTTTAATCAGGCTTTATGAAGTTGTGCAAATATTTCATATACGACTTTTGAAAGTCTCATCTTAGCCAAGTTAAGGTGACattctttaaatttatcttgaatgctccaaaagcattaaaatgtTTACTTGCTCACTTTTCAAGCACCAAAGTaatcaatttatctcatcttgttCACTATTCAAGCACCAATGTGATCATCCATGTGAGTGGACTGATCTTTGCCTGGTGACATATTTATAATATGTGTTTTTCACTTagtatcaattaattaataatatgagataaatacAATAATCTCACTGCAATAGGTACTAACAGTATCAAATATTCAATAAAGTCTAAGGTATCCTCAATACAATATATATCAAATTCGATAAAGTCCCAAACTCCTAACATGAGTTTTGAAAACATTTCTACTAGTAGGCTTAGTAAGAGGATCAACTACCATCTTGCTAGTAGATATATGTTGTAGGATCACCTCACCTTATGCAACAACACATCGGATGTAGTAAAAACGAATATCTATGTATTTGGTTCTGCCCATGGTATTTGGAATCCTTGGCATATGCCAAGGCTACCATACTATCATTGTGTATTTTAACGGCTTCATTTGCAAGAGTCGTAACCTGTAGGTGTTGAAAAAATCTCCTAAACTAAACAGCCTCTTGTACAGCTGCTAAATAAGAAAAGTGCTTTGACTCCATCGTGGACAAAACAATGCATGATTGTTTCTTGCTACATTACGAAATAGCTCCACCACTAAGCCTAAATGCATAACCCATCGTGGATTTTCGCTCGTCTTTGTTTCTAACCCAATCAGCATCCCTATAACCCTTCGATCTCATGTCTTCACCTTGACAGCAAAGAACAAGGTTTGCTATCTCACAAAGGTATCGAGAAATCCTCTTAACTTCTTGCCAACGAGCAGGTCCTAGGTTACTCTGATAATGACTAACCAATCCAACTGTAAAACAAATGTTAGGTTGTGTGCATAACATAGCGTATATCAGACTTCCAATTGCACTTGCATTAGGAACTCtgatcatttttttcttttcctcatcattCTTAGGGCAATGTTCTAAACTCAATGTATAACCCTTCTCAATTGGAGTGTCTATGAGTTTTGAATTGTGCATACAAAATTATTCTagaattttcttaatgtaaGTCTCTTGAGACAAACCAAAAAGTTTCCTAGATCAATCCCTTGAAATAACTCCTAGCACATAAGTAGATGACAACTACTCTTTTGTGGCAACAATTATCTTTATATCATTTCCAACTAAAAAGCTGTCATCCACGTACAAAGAAGAAATTAGAAAACTTTTTCCTGTATGTTTGACAAACACACAATGGTCTTCTTCTAGTATTTCAAAGCCAATTGAAGGAATGACCTCATGAAATCTGAAATACCATTATTTAGACAtttgtttaaggccataaataGAACGTTTCATCTAGCATACTTTGCACTCTTGTCTCTAAACCTCAAAACCAATAGGTTGATCTATATAGATTTCCTTGTCTAGTTCTCCATTGAAAAATGTAGTTTTCAcatctatttaaaaaagttcCAAATCTAGATATGCAACTATAGCCAGAATGAGGCGAATGGAAACAAATCTCACCACAGGAGATAAtgtttcttcaaaatctataCGCTCTCTTTGGGTATAGCCCTTCGCACGAGTCGGACCTTATACTTGTCAATTGATCTATATGCCTAatgcttaatttttaaaacttatttgTTTGCAATAGATTCATCCTCAGGTAGAAGATCAACTAACTCTCAAACTTTATTCTTTGCTAtagaactcatctcatctctcatAGCAGCCATCAATTTATTTGAAGTAGGTGAACTTAGTACTTTCTCACAAGGAGAATGTTTCTTTATAATCTATACACTCTCTTTGGGTATAGCCCTTCGCCATGAGTCAAACCTTATACTTTTCAATTGATTCATATGCCTAatgcttaatttttaaaaccTATTTGTTTGCAATAGATTTGAATCTAGGTGGAAGATCAACTTTTTTCTTTGTCATCACTCATCTCATGTGAACATAGTGCTTCCTCATGAGAAGAAGGTTCTTCAAATTCATACGGAGCACACATGAAAGATTctccttcaatctcaaaacgatGACGAGGAATGGTTCCACATTCACTTCTACATAACTAAGACTCTTGTGAGTCACTTTCTAGTGGTACACTACCACTGGGAGGCAAGTCACTTCCACTATCTTTTGCGAATAGGAGACAAACCCTCCACCGACTCCATGGTGAAAATAAAAAGCACCGTGATGTTCCTTTAGATCATGAATCAAGGCAGACATCGACCTTAAATGCTCAATCATGGTATGTTTAGAGTCCATAACATACTGCTTAAACATCAAAGTGAGAGCACAGAGCCTAATAGCTGATTTCCCCCATAGGCAATTTTCAACTTGTTCTACATATATTGGGCAGTTGGGCAgttctcaaactccctaataagatcattgtgcatgctgctaAACATCGTAAAGTGTGCGCATTGATCTTTCTTTGTCTAAACCTGATAGGCTTCCATGTCACGACGATGTTGGGAAGTATTCCCTTTCTCATGTTGTATTATAAGGTGTGATAGATTTTCAAGGACCTCTTGTTCATGAAGTAAATATTAGATTTTCTTGTGCCACATGTCATAATTGGTTCTATCCAGTTTTTCTCCTTTAGTAAGATCAACAACTACTTCTTAGTGGCCATTATCACTACATTCATGACACGAGATTGACATTAGCacacatttaattttattccaaaatttaattagacCATGAAATTCCTTCTACATAGTGAGAttgaaaatttcacaaaaaactAGTAATCATCTTTTACTATATAAGTCCAAATACCATatctaaataattttgaataaaatttatagaggagttttaaaaaaaaagaaaatactcaaaACTCATACACATATAATCCATTCaccaaatatgaaaaattcatAATCATTGCGCTAAACATATTGCTCTGAGAACTTGAGCAGCAAGGCAATGGGGATTTTGAATAAGTCTCCATCATTGTTGGCTAGCATAGCAATATTAAAGGTCTCAAAATTCCTAAATCCCAGCCTCCTATCTTATTAGTTCTTCTCATTTGCTGCCAACTCACTCCGTAAATCTTGTTCTCTTGTGCCTGTTGACCCTACCAATATCTGCTCATAACTTTGTTAAGAGTTTGTAGCAAGTGTTTAGAAAGTTTGAACAAACCCATGCTATAGTGGGGATGGCTTGCACCACTGCTTTGAGGAATATCTCCTTGCTTGCTTATGAGAGGTAGTTAGTGTTCCAATTCCTTAACCTGTCCTGCACTTTGTCAACTATGcatttgaaagaattagctctaTATCTCCTTACTAGTGCTGGTAATCCCAAGTATCTCTCATAAGAGGCGGTGGCCCTTATACTTGCAATGCTAGTGATGATCTGCTCAGTCTCTTCTCCGATGTTCTTACTAAAGAAAATGGAGGTCTTGTCTTTGTTGAACCTTTGACCTGAAGCGTTTTTATATGAGTCCAATAGCATGAACAACCAACTCCACTTTAGAGAATTTGTCTTACAAAAGAGAATACTGTCATTTGCAAAAAAGAGATGATTAATATGCATTTGACCTTTGGCCAGTGGGAGGCCAGTGATCAAACCAGTAGCTTCTATTGTTTTTAGTAAGTTACTAAGAACCTCAGAAAAAAAGATGAACAGGTAGGGTGAGAGGGGATCACCCTGCCTAATCCCTCTAGATGGAGTGAACTTATCATGTAAAGCATCATTAATAATCAGAGAATAGGAAACTGAAGAGACACATCTCATGACGAGCAATCCACCTTTGATcaaatctcatcttcttcataaTAGACTTTAGAAGGACCATCCAATCATGTCATAAGCTTTACTCATGTCTAGTTTAAGAGCCATGAActcttattttcctttcatacGAGTCTTCATGGTATATATAGATTCAAATGCAACAATGACATTGTCATTTATAAGTTTGCCTAGCACGAATGCACTCTAAATGGGTGAGATAATTATAGGGAGGATATCTTTTAACCTATTAGCCATAGATTTTGAAATAATCTTGTATTAAGACATAGACTACTAGGTCTGAATTCTGTTACCTGGAGAGGAGACTTGGATTTAGGGATAAGGGCAATAAAGGTTTCCTTCAAGCACAATAGCACTAATACCAGGGCCTACTATATCCcaatgttttttataaaacactGTAGGGAAGCCATTAGGACCAGGGCTCCCCAAAGGATTCATACTGAAAATGGCTTCTTTAATTTGTTCTGCATTGAACTTCCTAGTAAGACCATCATCCATCTCTTCTGTAACTGTGGTCTTTAAGGATTCCATACAAGAATCAATACCTGTAGGAATGGTAGATTCTAATAAGTTCTTAAAATACCTCTCAAACATGTCATTGATCTCCTCAAGTATTTTAGTCACCTGGCCATCTGCACTGGTTATCTGGTGTATCCTGTTGGTCTTCATTCTTTGATTGGCACAATTGTGAAAGAATTTTGTATTCATGTTCCCATCCTTGAGCCAAGTTTGTttagccctttgtttccactttTTATCTTCCTCTTCAAGTAAATAGTCAATTTCCTTTTGCAGCCTTTTAATGTCATTATTCAAATGACCTTCATTGAGCTCATGTACCATACTCAGCATTTCAGACTTTGATTTGATCAACTTGCCTTTATCTTTGTGCATCTCTTTACTCCATTGTTTGAGTCTACTTTGAAAACTCTTCAGGCCTGTAGTAGCAACTTATATTCTACTCAAAGAGCTTGTGCTAACTTTCCATGCATTCTGAATTAGGTGACTGCAGTCCGCTTTATTAAACCAAGTGGCTTCAAATCTAAATCTTCTTTCTTTGTTACTGGGTGATGTTTGGATCTATAAAGAAGTCAGGATAGGGTTGTGGTTAGAATAGTTGACAATTAAGTTTTGAACTGAGTGATCTCCAAACTTGTTAATCCATGCTAAGTTACCAAAGGCTCTATCAAGCCTTTCCTTTGTAAAGTCTTCACCATCTCTATTATTCTTTCAAGTGAACTTATCACCAAGATAACCAAGATCGTGTAGTTCACAAATCTTTAAAGCATATTCAAAACTCTCCGTCTGTCTAGTGGGTTTTCTGGTAGCTCTAAACTTCTCAAATTGCTTGAGTATCTCATTAACGTCTCCT from Carya illinoinensis cultivar Pawnee chromosome 6, C.illinoinensisPawnee_v1, whole genome shotgun sequence includes:
- the LOC122312934 gene encoding homeobox-leucine zipper protein ATHB-7-like; translated protein: MVGDKVYGIVSNVSILSQKERLPFSSEVLEPLWTPSSNPSLHALKSMVNYENVSGGNTAAAAAAARPFFLRLDKDEHVDEDYDVGCFHQPGKKRRLTADQVELLERSFEVESKLEPERKVQLAKELGLKSRQVAIWFQNRRARFKSKQLEKDYESLKACYDKLKVDNENLLKEKESLKNEVNSLKEKLLIRGKEMGNAEPLDAIKLSKAEPQEPIRNPISENMSNAPKLLCKQEDVSSAKSDVFYSNSPHRTNGKNHSSLLEPADSCHVFEPDQSDFSQDTDDNRSQIPLPQPFYLKLEDGCHDPPANYCNFGFPAEDQPFCFWNI